A genomic window from Lutra lutra chromosome 17, mLutLut1.2, whole genome shotgun sequence includes:
- the KLK7 gene encoding kallikrein-7 isoform X1 translates to MSSEKHLTHHTAAIQEMEAASFWMMGPRRRDPCSAWQPQERLREVTMAGSLLLSLQFLLLTLVLRSAGQEGDKSGEKIIDGVPCTRGSHPWQVALLKGSQLHCGGVLVSEQWVLTAAHCLMSEYNVHIGSDKLGDNRSQKIRATKSFRHPGYSTQTHVNDLMLVKLSRRARLSSNVRKVNLPSRCEPPGTTCTVSGWGTTTSPDVTFPSKLMCTDVKLISAQDCKKVYKDLLGKSMLCAGIPNSKTNTCNGDSGGPLMCKGTLQGLVSWGTFPCGQPNDPGVYTQVCKYVKWINETMRKHR, encoded by the exons ATGAGTTCTGAGAAGCACCTGACACATCACACAGCAGCCATACAAGAAATGGAAGCTGCTTCATTCTGGATGATGGG CCCACGCAGGAGAGACCCTTGCTCTGCCTGGCAGCCCCaggagaggctcagagaggtcaccATGGCAGGATCGCTTCTCTTGTCCCTGCAGTTCCTGCTACTGACCTTAGTCCTGCGATCTGCGGGCCAAGAAG GTGACAAGAGTGGGGAGAAGATTATTGATGGAGTCCCATGTACAAGAGGCTCTCACCCCTGGCAGGTGGCCCTGCTCAAGGGCAGTCAGCTCCACTGTGGAGGTGTGCTGGTCAGTGAACAGTGGGTGCTCACTGCTGCCCACTGCCTGATGAG TGAATACAACGTGCACATAGGCAGTGATAAGCTGGGTGACAATAGATCCCAGAAGATCCGTGCCACAAAGTCATTCCGCCATCCCGGCTACTCCACTCAGACTCATGTTAATGACCTCATGCTTGTGAAGCTAAGTAGACGAGCCAGGCTATCATCGAATGTGAGGAAAGTCAACCTGCCCTCTCGCTGTGAACCCCCTGGGACCACATGCACTGTTTCTGGCTGGGGTACCACCACCAGCCCTGATG tgACCTTTCCATCAAAGCTCATGTGCACGGATGTCAAGCTCATCTCCGCCCAGGATTGCAAGAAGGTTTACAAGGACCTACTGGGAAAATCCATGCTGTGTGCTGGCATCCCCAACTCCAAGACCAACACCTGCAAC gGTGACTCAGGGGGACCACTGATGTGCAAAGGTACCCTGCAAGGCCTGGTGTCCTggggaacttttccttgtggccAACCCAATGACCCAGGTGTCTATACCCAAGTCTGCAAGTatgtcaaatggataaatgagaCCATGAGAAAACATCGCTGA
- the KLK7 gene encoding kallikrein-7 isoform X2, translated as MAGSLLLSLQFLLLTLVLRSAGQEGDKSGEKIIDGVPCTRGSHPWQVALLKGSQLHCGGVLVSEQWVLTAAHCLMSEYNVHIGSDKLGDNRSQKIRATKSFRHPGYSTQTHVNDLMLVKLSRRARLSSNVRKVNLPSRCEPPGTTCTVSGWGTTTSPDVTFPSKLMCTDVKLISAQDCKKVYKDLLGKSMLCAGIPNSKTNTCNGDSGGPLMCKGTLQGLVSWGTFPCGQPNDPGVYTQVCKYVKWINETMRKHR; from the exons ATGGCAGGATCGCTTCTCTTGTCCCTGCAGTTCCTGCTACTGACCTTAGTCCTGCGATCTGCGGGCCAAGAAG GTGACAAGAGTGGGGAGAAGATTATTGATGGAGTCCCATGTACAAGAGGCTCTCACCCCTGGCAGGTGGCCCTGCTCAAGGGCAGTCAGCTCCACTGTGGAGGTGTGCTGGTCAGTGAACAGTGGGTGCTCACTGCTGCCCACTGCCTGATGAG TGAATACAACGTGCACATAGGCAGTGATAAGCTGGGTGACAATAGATCCCAGAAGATCCGTGCCACAAAGTCATTCCGCCATCCCGGCTACTCCACTCAGACTCATGTTAATGACCTCATGCTTGTGAAGCTAAGTAGACGAGCCAGGCTATCATCGAATGTGAGGAAAGTCAACCTGCCCTCTCGCTGTGAACCCCCTGGGACCACATGCACTGTTTCTGGCTGGGGTACCACCACCAGCCCTGATG tgACCTTTCCATCAAAGCTCATGTGCACGGATGTCAAGCTCATCTCCGCCCAGGATTGCAAGAAGGTTTACAAGGACCTACTGGGAAAATCCATGCTGTGTGCTGGCATCCCCAACTCCAAGACCAACACCTGCAAC gGTGACTCAGGGGGACCACTGATGTGCAAAGGTACCCTGCAAGGCCTGGTGTCCTggggaacttttccttgtggccAACCCAATGACCCAGGTGTCTATACCCAAGTCTGCAAGTatgtcaaatggataaatgagaCCATGAGAAAACATCGCTGA
- the KLK8 gene encoding kallikrein-8, producing the protein MGHPSPAAVWTWMFLLLLLEAWAGHLRAQESKVLGGQECKPHSQPWQTALFQGIRLLCGGVLIDDNWVLTAAHCKKQKYTVRLGDHSLKNKDRSEQEMAVAQSIQHPCYNGSNEDHSHDLMLIRLRGRASLGPTVKPISLTDHCPEVGQKCTISGWGTVTSPRENFPDTLNCAEVEIFPQKKCKDVYPGEVTDAMICAGDSNGADSCQGDSGGPLVCGGVLQGITSWGSDPCGRPERPGVYTNICRYLDWIKKTIGRRG; encoded by the exons ATGGGACATCCCTCACCTGCTGCGGTCTGGACCTGgatgttcctgctcttgctgttgGAAGCCTGGGCAG GACACTTGAGGGCACAGGAATCCAAGGTGCTGGGCGGCCAGGAGTGTAAGCCCCATTCACAGCCTTGGCAGACAGCCTTGTTCCAGGGTATCCGGCTGCTATGCGGGGGTGTCCTCATCGATGACAACTGGGTCCTTACAGCAGCCCACTGTAAAAAACA GAAGTACACAGTACGCCTGGGGGATCACAGCCTGAAGAATAAGGACAGATCAGAGCAAGAAATGGCTGTGGCTCAGTCCATCCAACACCCCTGCTACAACGGCAGCAATGAAGACCACAGCCATGATCTCATGCTCATCCGACTACGTGGTCGGGCATCATTGGGGCCCACAGTGAAGCCCATCAGCCTGACGGATCACTGCCCTGAAGTTGGCCAGAAGTGCACCATCTCGGGCTGGGGCACTGTCACCAGCCCCCGAG AGAATTTTCCTGACACCCTCAACTGCGCAGAAGTAGAAATCTTTCCCCAGAAGAAGTGTAAGGATGTCTACCCCGGGGAAGTCACAGATGCTATGATTTGTGCAGGCGACAGCAATGGGGCCGACTCATGCCAG GGAGATTCCGGGGGTCCACTGGTGTGTGGTGGTGTTCTCCAGGGCATCACATCCTGGGGATCAGACCCCTGTGGGCGGCCTGAGAGACCTGGTGTCTACACCAACATTTGCCGCTACTTGGACTGGATCAAGAAGACCATAGGCAGAAGGGGTTGA
- the KLK9 gene encoding kallikrein-9 has protein sequence MRLGFVCALFSLLAGHGWADTRAIGAEECRPNSQPWQAGLFYLTHLFCGASLISDRWLLTAAHCHKPYLWVRLGEHHLWQWEGPEQLFRATDFFPHPGFNKDLRAHDHSDDIMLIRLPRKAYLGPAVQPLNLSQTCVSPGTQCLISGWGAVSSPKVQYPLTLQCANISILDHNLCRWAYPGHISDSMLCAGLWEGGRGSCQGDSGGPLVCDGTLAGVVSGGAEPCSRPWRPAVYTSVCHYVDWIRKTMEDN, from the exons atGAGGCTGGGATTCGTCTgtgctctgttttctctcctggCAG ggcatGGCTGGGCAGACACCCGAGCCATCGGGGCTGAGGAATGCCGCCCCAACTCGCAGCCCTGGCAGGCCGGGCTCTTCTACCTCACCCACCTGTTCTGCGGGGCTTCCCTCATCAGTGACCGCTGGCTGCTCACAGCTGCCCACTGCCACAAGCC GTATCTGTGGGTCCGCCTTGGGGAGCACCACCTCTGGCAATGGGAGGGTCCAGAGCAACTGTTCCGGGCCACCGACTTCTTCCCCCACCCTGGGTTCAACAAGGACCTCAGGGCTCACGACCACAGTGATGACATCATGCTGATCCGTCTGCCCAGGAAGGCATACCTGGGACCTGCTGTGCAACCCCTCAACCTCAGCCAGACCTGTGTCTCCCCAGGCACCCAGTGCCTCATCTCAGGCTGGGGGGCTGTGTCCAGTCCTAAGG TGCAGTACCCACTGACGCTACAGTGTGCCAACATCAGCATCCTGGATCACAACCTCTGCCGTTGGGCATATCCTGGCCACATCTCGGACAGTATGCTCTGTGCCGGCCTCTGGGAGGGGGGCCGGGGCTCCTGCCAG GGTGACTCTGGGGGCCCCCTGGTTTGCGACGGGACCCTGGCGGGTGTGGTATCTGGGGGTGCCGAGCCCTGCTCCAGACCCTGGCGCCCCGCCGTGTACACCAGCGTGTGCCACTACGTGGACTGGATCCGAAAAACCATGGAGGACAACTGA
- the KLK10 gene encoding kallikrein-10, with the protein MGLPHGHLCTASSARALSRLLLPLLVTQLWAAEAVLLPRNDTGVDLVASGAPCARGSQPWQVSLFSGLSFHCAGVLVDKSWVLTAAHCRNNNPLWARIGDDHLLLLQGEQLRRTTRHVIHPKYHQVSGPILPRRTDEHDLMLLKLARPAVLGPRIQTLRLPYRCAQPGDECQVAGWGTTATRRVKYNKGLSCSRVTVLSSKECEVFYPGVVTNNMMCAGLDQGQDPCQSDSGGPLVCDQTLQGILSWGVYPCGSAQHPAVYTQICKYSSWIEKTIHSN; encoded by the exons ATGGGACTCCCGCACGGCCACCTGTGCACCGCCTCTAGCGCCCGGGCCCTGTCGaggctgctgctgccgctgctcgTGACGCAACTGTGGG ccgCGGAGGCGGTGCTGCTCCCCAGAAACGACACCGGCGTGGACCTTGTGGCCTCCGGCGCTCCTTGCGCACGCGGTTCGCAGCCCTGGCAGGTCTCCCTCTTCAGTGGCCTCTCGTTCCACTGCGCGGGCGTCCTGGTGgacaagagttgggtgctcacaGCCGCGCACTGCCGGAACAACAA TCCTCTATGGGCTCGCATTGGGGACGaccacctgctcctcctccagggCGAGCAGCTCCGCCGGACCACTCGCCACGTCATCCACCCCAAGTACCACCAGGTCTCAGGCCCCATCCTGCCGAGGCGGACAGACGAGCATGACCTCATGCTGCTGAAGCTGGCCAGGCCCGCTGTGCTGGGGCCTCGCATCCAGACCCTGCGCCTGCCCTACCGCTGTGCCCAGCCCGGAGACGAGTGCCAGGTCGCTGGCTGGGGTACCACGGCTACCCGAAGAG TGAAGTACAACAAGGGCCTGAGTTGCTCCAGGGTCACTGTCCTGAGCTCTAAAGAGTGCGAGGTCTTCTACCCTGGTGTTGTCACCAACAACATGATGTGTGCAGGACTGGACCAGGGTCAGGACCCCTGCCAG agtgACTCCGGTGGCCCTCTGGTCTGTGACCAGACCCTGCAGGGCATCCTTTCATGGGGTGTCTACCCCTGCGGCTCAGCTCAGCATCCAGCGGTTTACACCCAGATCTGCAAATACAGCTCCTGGATAGAGAAAACCATACACTCCAACTGA
- the KLK11 gene encoding kallikrein-11, giving the protein MMILQLIMLALVTGHVGGETRIIKGYECSPHSQPWQVALFQKTRLLCGATLIAPKWLLTAAHCRKPRYVVHLGEHNLQRRDGCEQTRMATESFPHPDFNNSLPNKDHRNDIMLVKMATAAFITGAVRPLTLSSRCVTAGTRCLISGWGTTSSPQLHLPHTLRCANITIIKHEECEKAYPGNITDTMVCASVREEGKDSCQGDSGGPLVCDGSLQGIISWGQDPCAVTRKPGVYTKVCKYVDWIQKTMDNN; this is encoded by the exons ATGATGATTCTTCAGTTAATCATGCTTGCTCTGGTGACAG GGCATGTAGGGGGAGAAACCAGGATCATCAAGGGGTACGAGTGCTCTCCTCATTCCCAGCCCTGGCAGGTGGCTCTGTTCCAGAAGACACGGCTGCTCTGTGGGGCAACTCTCATCGCTCCCAAATGGCTCCTCACAGCAGCTCACTGCCGCAAGCC CCGATATGTAGTTCATCTGGGGGAACACAACCTCCAGCGGCGGGATGGCTGTGAGCAGACCCGAATGGCCACCGAGTCCTTCCCCCACCCAGACTTCAACAACAGCCTCCCCAACAAAGACCACCGCAATGACATCATGCTGGTGAAGATGGCAACCGCAGCCTTCATCACTGGGGCCGTGCGACCGCTCACCCTGTCGTCGCGCTGTGTCACTGCAGGCACCCGCTGCCTCATTTCGGGCTGGGGCACCACGTCCAGCCCCCAGT TGCACTTGCCCCATACGTTACGATGCGCCAACATCACCATCATTAAGCACGAGGAGTGTGAGAAGGCCTACCCCGGCAACATCACAGACACCATGGTGTGTGCCAGTGTTCGGGAAGAGGGCAAGGACTCCTGCCAG GGTGACTCTGGGGGACCTCTGGTGTGTGATGGGTCTCTTCAAGGCATTATCTCCTGGGGCCAGGATCCGTGTGCTGTCACCAGAAAGCCTGGTGTCTATACAAAGGTCTGCAAATATGTAGACTGGATCCAGAAGACTATGGATAATAACTAG